From the Patagioenas fasciata isolate bPatFas1 chromosome Z, bPatFas1.hap1, whole genome shotgun sequence genome, one window contains:
- the POLK gene encoding DNA polymerase kappa isoform X1, whose protein sequence is MFSRLRKQNGIKFYKTYLFSRNTMKNMKKVGDSSCSDGFLLRMGLNDNKAGMQGLDKEKINKIIMEATKGSRFYENELKKDQQVNQRIEKMMQLKEKITAQQLLKAQLQVDKLVMELEQNRNLSNTIVHIDMDAFYAAVEMRDNPELKEKPIAVGSMSMLSTSNYHARRFGVRAAMPGFIAKKLCPHLTIVPLNFEKYGKVSKEVREILSEYDPNFMPMGLDEAYLNITEHLEERQNWPENRRFFINTESTTEKDKGDVNMSAKSDKDGYSSSPVLFEDNTPLMDDNPEQRHQSEENLVVFGNSAEEVVKEIRFRIEQKTQLTASAGIAPNTMLAKMCSDCNKPNGQYKIPPERQAVLDFLKDLPIRKVPGIGKVTEKMLKALGIVTCSELYQQRALLSLLFSEASWRNFLDISLGLGSTHLEKDGERKSMSTERTFSEMNTAEDQYSLCRELCGDLAQELQKEGLKGKTVTLKLKNVNFEVKTRASTVLSSVSTEEEIFAVAKDLLGTEIDSVAPHPLRIRLMGVRVSGFLSEEEKKYQQKSITSFLKSGREVGFLSLQPGMSNQECFTKNSEASPRGSFFDKKRAARQLNSENFSPNETIGKQPFHDRKSSAKFVEETKKVTDLQNSNVCKIFTCPVCFEEQGSNNLEELNRHIDECLDGTCIKDTVEMSKNNNSGETTLNFLPQVKNENVDECQKNKTDQLAGSDQSASTSNKSTSNSTDKFTQIISDKPNRERQPSNLSDMARNMYMKQCLFPTRISQDNEDHFEKTEHTEETSSSCFFEAKEDSVLVCPVCNSEQKTTSLVSFNRHVDVCLNKSLIQELTEKKDFPAKTYNMENSDRVGGLSRGQQCTNPSQGTKRSGLTTSQSVSKKAKSSNSKHTIEKFLK, encoded by the exons gTATTAAGTTTTATAAAACATACTTGTTTTCAAGAAATACTATGAAGAATATGAAAAAAGTTGGGGACAGCTCGTGCAGTGATGGATTTCTTCTTAGAATGGGCCTCAATGATAACAAAGCTGGAATGCAAGGTTTGGATAAAGAGAAAATCAATAAAATCATCATGGAAGCTACGAAG GGTTCCAGATTTTATGAAAATGAACTTAAAAAAGATCAACAAGTTAACCAACGAATTGAAAAAATGATGCAGCTGAAAGAGAAAATTACAGCACAACAGCTCTTGAAAGCACAGTTGCAG GTGGACAAACTTGTGATGGAACTGGAACAGAACCGTAACCTTAGCAATACGATTGTACACATTGACATGGATGCCTTCTATGCAGCTGTGGAAATGAGAGACAATCCAgagctgaaggaaaagcccatAGCAGTGGGATCAATGAGTATGTTG TCCACTTCAAATTACCACGCTAGGAGATTTGGTGTACGTGCAGCCATGCCTGGATTTATTGCTAAAAAGCTTTGTCCACATCTAACTATAGTACCGCTAAACTTTGAAAAATACGGCAAAGTGAGTAAAGAG GTTAGAGAAATATTGAGTGAATATGATCCAAATTTTATGCCTATGGGCCTAGATGAAGCCTACCTGAACATAACAGAGCACTTAGAGGAAAGACAGAACTGGCCTGAAAATAGAAGATTCTTTATTAACACAGAAAGCACTACAGAAAAAG ATAAAGGTGATGTAAATATGTCTGCCAAATCTGACAAAGATGGATACTCTTCTTCACCAGTGCTGTTTGAAGACAACACACCTCTGATGGATGACAAccctgaacaaagacatcagtcaGAGGAAAATTTGGTCGTCTTTGGAAATTCTGCAGAGGAAGTTGTGAAGGAAATTCGCTTTAGGATTGAGCAGAAAACTCAGCTGACTGCTAGTGCAG gaataGCACCGAATACAATGTTAGCAAAAATGTGCAGTGATTGTAATAAACCTAATGGGCAATACAAAATTCCTCCTGAGAGACAAGCTGTGCTAGACTTCCTGAAAGATTTGCCCATTCGAAAG GTGCCAGGTATAGGAAAAGTAACAGAGAAGATGTTAAAAGCCTTGGGAATCGTTACTTGCTCAGAACTTTACCAGCAGAGGGCactgctttctcttcttttttcagaAGCATCTTGGCGTAATTTCTTGGATATTTCCCTTGGTTTGGGTTCAACACATTTGGAAAa ggatggagaaagaaaaagtatGAGCACTGAAAG AACATTCAGTGAAATGAACACAGCAGAAGACCAGTACAGCTTATGTCGAGAACTCTGCGGAGACCTTGCTCAGGAGCTACAGAAAGAGGGACTTAAG GGTAAAACTGTTACCTTGAAGCTAAAGAATGTGAACTTCGAAGTGAAAACAAGAGCTTCAACTGTACTGTCTTCTGTTTCTACTGAGGAGGAAATATTTGCTGTTGCTAAAGACTTGTTAGGAACAGAAATTGATAGTGTTGCTCCTCATCCTTTACGGATAAGACTTATGG GTGTACGAGTATCAGGATTTCTAAGTGAAGAAGAGAAGAAGTACCAACAAAAAAGCATTACAAGTTTCCTAAAGTCAGGAAGAGAAGTTGGTTTTCTTAGTCTTCAGCCAGGGATGTCCAACCAAGAATGTTTCACAAAAAATTCAGAAGCATCTCCCAGAGGGAGTTTTTTTGATAAAAAGCGAGCTGCAAGACAACTAAACAGTGAGAATTTTTCTCCAAATGAAACTATAGGTAAACAACCTTTTCATGATAGGAAATCATCAGCAAAATTTgtggaagaaacaaagaaagtcaCAGACTTGCAGAATTCTAATGTGTGTAAGAtcttcacctgccctgtttgctttGAGGAGCAAGGCAGCAATAATTTGGAAGAGCTTAATAGGCATATTGATGAGTGTCTCGATGGAACTTGTATTAAAGATACTGTGGAAATGTCCAAGAATAACAATTCAGGAGAAACTACACTTAACTTTCTACCAcaagttaaaaatgaaaatgttgatgagtgtcaaaaaaataaaacagatcaaCTCGCGGGATCAGACCAGTCTGCAAGTACATCTAATAAATCTACTAGCAATAGCACAGATAAATTCACTCAGATAATATCTGATAAACCTAATAGAGAAAGACAGCCTAGCAATCTCAGTGATATGGCTAGAAATATGTATATGAAACAGTGTCTCTTCCCCACGAGAATTTCACAAGACAATGAAGACCATTTTGAAAAAACTGAACATACAGAAGAAACTAGTTCATCTTGTTTCTTTGAAGCCAAAGAAGACAGTGTTCTTGTTTGTCCAGTTTGTAATTCAGAACAGAAAACCACCAGTCTTGTGTCATTTAACAGACATGTGGATGTCTGCTTAAATAAAAGTCTTATCCAggaactgacagaaaaaaaagattttcCGGCTAAGACCTATAATATGGAAAACTCAGACAGAGTTG GAGGTTTAAGCAGAGGACAGCAATGCACAAATCCATCACAAGGAACAAAAAG GTCTGGACTAACAACTTCACAGTCAGTATCAAAAAAGGCCAAGTCGAGCAATTCCAAGCATACAatagaaaagtttttaaaatga
- the POLK gene encoding DNA polymerase kappa isoform X2, translated as MFSRLRKQNGIKFYKTYLFSRNTMKNMKKVGDSSCSDGFLLRMGLNDNKAGMQGLDKEKINKIIMEATKGSRFYENELKKDQQVNQRIEKMMQLKEKITAQQLLKAQLQVDKLVMELEQNRNLSNTIVHIDMDAFYAAVEMRDNPELKEKPIAVGSMSMLSTSNYHARRFGVRAAMPGFIAKKLCPHLTIVPLNFEKYGKVSKEVREILSEYDPNFMPMGLDEAYLNITEHLEERQNWPENRRFFINTESTTEKVLFEDNTPLMDDNPEQRHQSEENLVVFGNSAEEVVKEIRFRIEQKTQLTASAGIAPNTMLAKMCSDCNKPNGQYKIPPERQAVLDFLKDLPIRKVPGIGKVTEKMLKALGIVTCSELYQQRALLSLLFSEASWRNFLDISLGLGSTHLEKDGERKSMSTERTFSEMNTAEDQYSLCRELCGDLAQELQKEGLKGKTVTLKLKNVNFEVKTRASTVLSSVSTEEEIFAVAKDLLGTEIDSVAPHPLRIRLMGVRVSGFLSEEEKKYQQKSITSFLKSGREVGFLSLQPGMSNQECFTKNSEASPRGSFFDKKRAARQLNSENFSPNETIGKQPFHDRKSSAKFVEETKKVTDLQNSNVCKIFTCPVCFEEQGSNNLEELNRHIDECLDGTCIKDTVEMSKNNNSGETTLNFLPQVKNENVDECQKNKTDQLAGSDQSASTSNKSTSNSTDKFTQIISDKPNRERQPSNLSDMARNMYMKQCLFPTRISQDNEDHFEKTEHTEETSSSCFFEAKEDSVLVCPVCNSEQKTTSLVSFNRHVDVCLNKSLIQELTEKKDFPAKTYNMENSDRVGGLSRGQQCTNPSQGTKRSGLTTSQSVSKKAKSSNSKHTIEKFLK; from the exons gTATTAAGTTTTATAAAACATACTTGTTTTCAAGAAATACTATGAAGAATATGAAAAAAGTTGGGGACAGCTCGTGCAGTGATGGATTTCTTCTTAGAATGGGCCTCAATGATAACAAAGCTGGAATGCAAGGTTTGGATAAAGAGAAAATCAATAAAATCATCATGGAAGCTACGAAG GGTTCCAGATTTTATGAAAATGAACTTAAAAAAGATCAACAAGTTAACCAACGAATTGAAAAAATGATGCAGCTGAAAGAGAAAATTACAGCACAACAGCTCTTGAAAGCACAGTTGCAG GTGGACAAACTTGTGATGGAACTGGAACAGAACCGTAACCTTAGCAATACGATTGTACACATTGACATGGATGCCTTCTATGCAGCTGTGGAAATGAGAGACAATCCAgagctgaaggaaaagcccatAGCAGTGGGATCAATGAGTATGTTG TCCACTTCAAATTACCACGCTAGGAGATTTGGTGTACGTGCAGCCATGCCTGGATTTATTGCTAAAAAGCTTTGTCCACATCTAACTATAGTACCGCTAAACTTTGAAAAATACGGCAAAGTGAGTAAAGAG GTTAGAGAAATATTGAGTGAATATGATCCAAATTTTATGCCTATGGGCCTAGATGAAGCCTACCTGAACATAACAGAGCACTTAGAGGAAAGACAGAACTGGCCTGAAAATAGAAGATTCTTTATTAACACAGAAAGCACTACAGAAAAAG TGCTGTTTGAAGACAACACACCTCTGATGGATGACAAccctgaacaaagacatcagtcaGAGGAAAATTTGGTCGTCTTTGGAAATTCTGCAGAGGAAGTTGTGAAGGAAATTCGCTTTAGGATTGAGCAGAAAACTCAGCTGACTGCTAGTGCAG gaataGCACCGAATACAATGTTAGCAAAAATGTGCAGTGATTGTAATAAACCTAATGGGCAATACAAAATTCCTCCTGAGAGACAAGCTGTGCTAGACTTCCTGAAAGATTTGCCCATTCGAAAG GTGCCAGGTATAGGAAAAGTAACAGAGAAGATGTTAAAAGCCTTGGGAATCGTTACTTGCTCAGAACTTTACCAGCAGAGGGCactgctttctcttcttttttcagaAGCATCTTGGCGTAATTTCTTGGATATTTCCCTTGGTTTGGGTTCAACACATTTGGAAAa ggatggagaaagaaaaagtatGAGCACTGAAAG AACATTCAGTGAAATGAACACAGCAGAAGACCAGTACAGCTTATGTCGAGAACTCTGCGGAGACCTTGCTCAGGAGCTACAGAAAGAGGGACTTAAG GGTAAAACTGTTACCTTGAAGCTAAAGAATGTGAACTTCGAAGTGAAAACAAGAGCTTCAACTGTACTGTCTTCTGTTTCTACTGAGGAGGAAATATTTGCTGTTGCTAAAGACTTGTTAGGAACAGAAATTGATAGTGTTGCTCCTCATCCTTTACGGATAAGACTTATGG GTGTACGAGTATCAGGATTTCTAAGTGAAGAAGAGAAGAAGTACCAACAAAAAAGCATTACAAGTTTCCTAAAGTCAGGAAGAGAAGTTGGTTTTCTTAGTCTTCAGCCAGGGATGTCCAACCAAGAATGTTTCACAAAAAATTCAGAAGCATCTCCCAGAGGGAGTTTTTTTGATAAAAAGCGAGCTGCAAGACAACTAAACAGTGAGAATTTTTCTCCAAATGAAACTATAGGTAAACAACCTTTTCATGATAGGAAATCATCAGCAAAATTTgtggaagaaacaaagaaagtcaCAGACTTGCAGAATTCTAATGTGTGTAAGAtcttcacctgccctgtttgctttGAGGAGCAAGGCAGCAATAATTTGGAAGAGCTTAATAGGCATATTGATGAGTGTCTCGATGGAACTTGTATTAAAGATACTGTGGAAATGTCCAAGAATAACAATTCAGGAGAAACTACACTTAACTTTCTACCAcaagttaaaaatgaaaatgttgatgagtgtcaaaaaaataaaacagatcaaCTCGCGGGATCAGACCAGTCTGCAAGTACATCTAATAAATCTACTAGCAATAGCACAGATAAATTCACTCAGATAATATCTGATAAACCTAATAGAGAAAGACAGCCTAGCAATCTCAGTGATATGGCTAGAAATATGTATATGAAACAGTGTCTCTTCCCCACGAGAATTTCACAAGACAATGAAGACCATTTTGAAAAAACTGAACATACAGAAGAAACTAGTTCATCTTGTTTCTTTGAAGCCAAAGAAGACAGTGTTCTTGTTTGTCCAGTTTGTAATTCAGAACAGAAAACCACCAGTCTTGTGTCATTTAACAGACATGTGGATGTCTGCTTAAATAAAAGTCTTATCCAggaactgacagaaaaaaaagattttcCGGCTAAGACCTATAATATGGAAAACTCAGACAGAGTTG GAGGTTTAAGCAGAGGACAGCAATGCACAAATCCATCACAAGGAACAAAAAG GTCTGGACTAACAACTTCACAGTCAGTATCAAAAAAGGCCAAGTCGAGCAATTCCAAGCATACAatagaaaagtttttaaaatga
- the POLK gene encoding DNA polymerase kappa isoform X3, whose translation MKNMKKVGDSSCSDGFLLRMGLNDNKAGMQGLDKEKINKIIMEATKGSRFYENELKKDQQVNQRIEKMMQLKEKITAQQLLKAQLQVDKLVMELEQNRNLSNTIVHIDMDAFYAAVEMRDNPELKEKPIAVGSMSMLSTSNYHARRFGVRAAMPGFIAKKLCPHLTIVPLNFEKYGKVSKEVREILSEYDPNFMPMGLDEAYLNITEHLEERQNWPENRRFFINTESTTEKDKGDVNMSAKSDKDGYSSSPVLFEDNTPLMDDNPEQRHQSEENLVVFGNSAEEVVKEIRFRIEQKTQLTASAGIAPNTMLAKMCSDCNKPNGQYKIPPERQAVLDFLKDLPIRKVPGIGKVTEKMLKALGIVTCSELYQQRALLSLLFSEASWRNFLDISLGLGSTHLEKDGERKSMSTERTFSEMNTAEDQYSLCRELCGDLAQELQKEGLKGKTVTLKLKNVNFEVKTRASTVLSSVSTEEEIFAVAKDLLGTEIDSVAPHPLRIRLMGVRVSGFLSEEEKKYQQKSITSFLKSGREVGFLSLQPGMSNQECFTKNSEASPRGSFFDKKRAARQLNSENFSPNETIGKQPFHDRKSSAKFVEETKKVTDLQNSNVCKIFTCPVCFEEQGSNNLEELNRHIDECLDGTCIKDTVEMSKNNNSGETTLNFLPQVKNENVDECQKNKTDQLAGSDQSASTSNKSTSNSTDKFTQIISDKPNRERQPSNLSDMARNMYMKQCLFPTRISQDNEDHFEKTEHTEETSSSCFFEAKEDSVLVCPVCNSEQKTTSLVSFNRHVDVCLNKSLIQELTEKKDFPAKTYNMENSDRVGGLSRGQQCTNPSQGTKRSGLTTSQSVSKKAKSSNSKHTIEKFLK comes from the exons ATGAAGAATATGAAAAAAGTTGGGGACAGCTCGTGCAGTGATGGATTTCTTCTTAGAATGGGCCTCAATGATAACAAAGCTGGAATGCAAGGTTTGGATAAAGAGAAAATCAATAAAATCATCATGGAAGCTACGAAG GGTTCCAGATTTTATGAAAATGAACTTAAAAAAGATCAACAAGTTAACCAACGAATTGAAAAAATGATGCAGCTGAAAGAGAAAATTACAGCACAACAGCTCTTGAAAGCACAGTTGCAG GTGGACAAACTTGTGATGGAACTGGAACAGAACCGTAACCTTAGCAATACGATTGTACACATTGACATGGATGCCTTCTATGCAGCTGTGGAAATGAGAGACAATCCAgagctgaaggaaaagcccatAGCAGTGGGATCAATGAGTATGTTG TCCACTTCAAATTACCACGCTAGGAGATTTGGTGTACGTGCAGCCATGCCTGGATTTATTGCTAAAAAGCTTTGTCCACATCTAACTATAGTACCGCTAAACTTTGAAAAATACGGCAAAGTGAGTAAAGAG GTTAGAGAAATATTGAGTGAATATGATCCAAATTTTATGCCTATGGGCCTAGATGAAGCCTACCTGAACATAACAGAGCACTTAGAGGAAAGACAGAACTGGCCTGAAAATAGAAGATTCTTTATTAACACAGAAAGCACTACAGAAAAAG ATAAAGGTGATGTAAATATGTCTGCCAAATCTGACAAAGATGGATACTCTTCTTCACCAGTGCTGTTTGAAGACAACACACCTCTGATGGATGACAAccctgaacaaagacatcagtcaGAGGAAAATTTGGTCGTCTTTGGAAATTCTGCAGAGGAAGTTGTGAAGGAAATTCGCTTTAGGATTGAGCAGAAAACTCAGCTGACTGCTAGTGCAG gaataGCACCGAATACAATGTTAGCAAAAATGTGCAGTGATTGTAATAAACCTAATGGGCAATACAAAATTCCTCCTGAGAGACAAGCTGTGCTAGACTTCCTGAAAGATTTGCCCATTCGAAAG GTGCCAGGTATAGGAAAAGTAACAGAGAAGATGTTAAAAGCCTTGGGAATCGTTACTTGCTCAGAACTTTACCAGCAGAGGGCactgctttctcttcttttttcagaAGCATCTTGGCGTAATTTCTTGGATATTTCCCTTGGTTTGGGTTCAACACATTTGGAAAa ggatggagaaagaaaaagtatGAGCACTGAAAG AACATTCAGTGAAATGAACACAGCAGAAGACCAGTACAGCTTATGTCGAGAACTCTGCGGAGACCTTGCTCAGGAGCTACAGAAAGAGGGACTTAAG GGTAAAACTGTTACCTTGAAGCTAAAGAATGTGAACTTCGAAGTGAAAACAAGAGCTTCAACTGTACTGTCTTCTGTTTCTACTGAGGAGGAAATATTTGCTGTTGCTAAAGACTTGTTAGGAACAGAAATTGATAGTGTTGCTCCTCATCCTTTACGGATAAGACTTATGG GTGTACGAGTATCAGGATTTCTAAGTGAAGAAGAGAAGAAGTACCAACAAAAAAGCATTACAAGTTTCCTAAAGTCAGGAAGAGAAGTTGGTTTTCTTAGTCTTCAGCCAGGGATGTCCAACCAAGAATGTTTCACAAAAAATTCAGAAGCATCTCCCAGAGGGAGTTTTTTTGATAAAAAGCGAGCTGCAAGACAACTAAACAGTGAGAATTTTTCTCCAAATGAAACTATAGGTAAACAACCTTTTCATGATAGGAAATCATCAGCAAAATTTgtggaagaaacaaagaaagtcaCAGACTTGCAGAATTCTAATGTGTGTAAGAtcttcacctgccctgtttgctttGAGGAGCAAGGCAGCAATAATTTGGAAGAGCTTAATAGGCATATTGATGAGTGTCTCGATGGAACTTGTATTAAAGATACTGTGGAAATGTCCAAGAATAACAATTCAGGAGAAACTACACTTAACTTTCTACCAcaagttaaaaatgaaaatgttgatgagtgtcaaaaaaataaaacagatcaaCTCGCGGGATCAGACCAGTCTGCAAGTACATCTAATAAATCTACTAGCAATAGCACAGATAAATTCACTCAGATAATATCTGATAAACCTAATAGAGAAAGACAGCCTAGCAATCTCAGTGATATGGCTAGAAATATGTATATGAAACAGTGTCTCTTCCCCACGAGAATTTCACAAGACAATGAAGACCATTTTGAAAAAACTGAACATACAGAAGAAACTAGTTCATCTTGTTTCTTTGAAGCCAAAGAAGACAGTGTTCTTGTTTGTCCAGTTTGTAATTCAGAACAGAAAACCACCAGTCTTGTGTCATTTAACAGACATGTGGATGTCTGCTTAAATAAAAGTCTTATCCAggaactgacagaaaaaaaagattttcCGGCTAAGACCTATAATATGGAAAACTCAGACAGAGTTG GAGGTTTAAGCAGAGGACAGCAATGCACAAATCCATCACAAGGAACAAAAAG GTCTGGACTAACAACTTCACAGTCAGTATCAAAAAAGGCCAAGTCGAGCAATTCCAAGCATACAatagaaaagtttttaaaatga